The Streptomyces sp. NBC_00576 genome contains the following window.
GAGGGCTTCGACTTCGGGGTCGGCGTCCTCACCAAGCTGCTCGCCCGCGACCGGGCCGAGAAGCGGGTCCTCATCAACACCATCGGGCCCGTCTGGGACGGCAACGAGGTGTGGCTGCTCTCGGCGGGCGGCGCGACCTTCGCCGCCTTCCCCGAGTGGTACGCCACCCTCTTCTCCGGCTTCTATCTGCCGCTACTGCTCATCCTGGTGTGTCTGATCGTGCGGGGCGTCGCCTTCGAGTACCGAGTGAAGCGCCCCGAGGAGAACTGGCAGCGCAACTGGGAGACCGCGATCTTCTGGACCTCACTCCTCCCGGCGTTCCTCTGGGGCGTCGCCTTCGCCAACATCGTGCGCGGGGTGAAGATCGACGCGGACTTCGAGTACGTCGGGAATCTCGCCGACCTGCTCAACCCGTACGCCCTGCTCGGCGGCCTGGTCACCCTGTCGCTGTTCACCTTCCACGGCACGGTGTTCGTCGGTCTCAAGACCGTCGGGGACATCCGGGAACGGGCGCGGAAGCTGGCGGTCCGCGTCGGACTCGTGGCCGCTGTTGTCGCGCTCGGGTTCCTGAGCTGGACCCAGGCCGACAAGGGCGACGGCGGCTCCCTGGCCGCGGCGATCGTGGCCGTGCTCGCCCTAGTGGTCGCGCTGGGGGCGGCGCGGAAGGGGCGTGAGGGCTGGGCGTTCGCGTTCTCCGGGGTCACCATCGTGGCAGCCGTCGCGATGCTGTTCCTGACACTCTTCCCGAACGTCATGCCGTCCTCGCTCAACCCGGACTGGAACCTCACGGTCACCAACGCCTCGTCGAGCCCGTACACGTTGAAGATCATGACGTGGTGTGCGGGGATCGCCACCCCGATGGTCCTGCTCTACCAGGGCTGGACGTACTGGGTGTTCCGCAAGCGGATCGGCACACAGCACCTCGCCGAGGCCGCGCACTGAGCCGTCTTTGTCTGCGTTATCTCTGTCTGGGGGAGGTGGTTTCGCGATGTTTCACGTGAAACTTCGCGAAACCACCTCTCTGGACCGAAGGGCATGTTTCACGTGAAACCAATCGATCCGCGGCTCCTCCGGTACGCCGGTGCCACGCGCCGTTTCCTGCTGGCGGTCGTCGGCCTCGGTGCCGTCGGCGCGGGGCTGGTCATCGCACAGGCCATGCTCATCGCCGAGGTGGTGGTCGGCGGCTTCCAGCACGGACTGCCGGTCTCTGAACTTCGTACGCCCCTCATGCTGTTGGTGGCCGTCGCCGGTGGCCGGGCGGTGGTGTCCTGGCTCACCGAGCTGGCCGCGCACCGGACAAGCGCGGCAGTGAAGTCGGAGTTGCGCGGGCGGTTGCTGGAGCGGGCCGTCGCGCTCGGCCCCGGGTGGCTCGGCGGGCAGCGGACCGGATCGCTGGTCGCCCTCGCGACTCGGGGAGTCGACGCGCTCGACGACTACTTCTCGCGCTATCTGCCGCAGTTGGGGCTCGCCGTGGTGGTGCCCGTGGCCGTGCTGGCGAGAATCGTCACCGAGGACTGGGTGTCGGCCGCGATCATCGTCGGCACCCTGCCGCTCATTCCGGTCTTCATGGTGCTGATCGGCTGGGCCACACAGTCCCACATGGACCGTCAGTGGCGGCTGTTGTCCCGGCTGTCGGGCCACTTCCTCGATGTCGTGGCAGGGCTGCCCACGCTGAAGGTGTTCGGCCGGGCCAAGGCACAGGCCGAGTCGATCCGGCGGATCACCGGTGAGTACCGGCAGGCGACGATGCGGACCCTGCGAATCGCCTTCATCTCGTCCTTCGCGCTGGAACTGTTGGCGACGCTGTCCGTCGCGCTGGTCGCAGTGACCATCGGCATGCGGCTCGTGCACGGCGAGATGGACCTCTATATCGGGCTCGTCATTCTCATCCTCGCGCCCGAGGCGTATCTGCCGCTCCGGCAGGTGGGCGCCCAGTTCCACGCGGCGGCGGAGGGCCTGGCCGCGGCCGAGGAGATCTTCGCCGTGCTGGAGACGCCGGTGCCGGAATCCGGGACCGGGGCGGTTCCGGAGGGCGGGGTGGCCTTCGAGGGTGTGACAGTCCGGTATCCCGGGCGGTCGGTGGACGCGGTGGCGGACGTGTCCTTCGCTGTCGAGGCTGGCGAGACGGTCGCGCTCGTCGGGCCGAGCGGCGCGGGCAAGTCGACGCTGCTGCACGCGCTGCTCGGGTTCGTACGGCCGACGGAAGGGCGGGTGTCGGTCGGGGGCACCGATCTCGCCGGCCTCGATCTGGAGCAGTGGCGTTCGCGGGTGGCCTGGGTGCCGCAGCGGCCCCATCTGTTCGCCGGGTCGATCGCCGAGAACGTACGGCTCGCTCGGCCTGACGCCGACGACACCGCCGTACGGAGGGCATTGGCCGACGCCGGTGCGATGCAGTTCGTGGACGCGCTGCCCGAGGGCGTCCACGCGGTGCTCGGTGAGGACGGCGCAGGGCTCTCCGCCGGGCAGCGGCAACGGCTCGCGCTGGCCCGGGCGTTCCTCGCGGACCGGCCTGTGCTGCTGCTCGACGAGCCGACGGCCGCGCTGGACGGGGACACCGAGGCCGAGGTCGTGGGCGCCGTACGGCGCCTCGCTGTCGGCCGGACAGTGCTGCTGGTCGTGCATCGACCGGCGTTGTTGGGGGTGGCGGACCGGGTGGTGCGGCTGGAGGAGGCTGTCCGCGCCGCTCACCTGCCTGGTTCCGAGCAGGTCGGCGGTTCCCTCGGCGGTGACGGACTTCTCGTGGGCGGTCCGCAGGGTGCACAACTCCCTGTGTTCGACGAGGAAGAACTCGTGCCCGGTGCTTCCTCGGGGCGACTCGGTGTGCTTGCGCGGGTGCGGGCGATGTCCGGGGCCCGGCGTGGGCGGCTCGGACTCGCGCTGCTCCTCGGGAGTCTCGCGCTCGGCAGCGCCGTCGGGCTCATGGCGACCTCCGGGTGGCTCATCTCGCGGGCCTCGCAGCAGCCGCCCGTGCTGTACCTGATGGTCGCGGTGACGGCCACGCGTGCTTTCGGGATCGGGCGGGCCGTCTTCCGGTACGCCGAGCGGCTGGTGTCGCACGACGCCGTGCTGCGGATGCTGGCCGACACCCGAGTGGCCGTCTACCGGCGCCTGGAACGGCTGGCGCCCGCCGGACTCCGGACGACCAGGCGCGGCGACCTGCTGTCGCGGCTCGTCACCGATGTGGACGCCCTCCAGGACTACTGGCTGCGCTGGCTGCTGCCCGCCGGGGCCGCTCTTGTCGTCTCCACCGCCTCCGTCGGGTTCACGGCGTGGCTGCTGCCGGAGGCCGCGGCCGTGCTCGCCGCCGGGCTGCTCGCAGCAGGCGTCGGCGTCCCCCTCGTGACCAGTGCTGTGACCCGGCACGCGGAACGCCGGCTCGCCCCGGCCCGCGGGGCACTCGCCACACGCGTGGCCGACTTGCTCACCGGAACCGCCGAGTCGACGGTCGCGGGCGCCCTGAAGGGACGTACCGAGCAGGTACGTCAGGCTGACTCCGCACTCACCCGGATAGCCTCGCGCGCCGCCACAGCTACCGCGCTCGGCGACGGACTCACCTCGCTGCTGTCCGGCCTGACCGTCGCAGCCACCGCCCTCGTGGGCGCCCAAGGAGTCGCCGCCGGGCGGCTCGACGGAGTGGTGATGGCTGTCGTCGTCCTCATCCCCCTGGCCGCCTTCGAGGCCGTCCTGGGGCTGCCGCTCGCCGCGCGCTACCGGCAGCGGGTGCGCAGGAGCGCCGAGCGCGTGTACGAGGTCCTGGACGCGCCCGAGCCCGTACGCGAACCCGAAGAGCCGCGCCCTGCGCCGCTGTCGCCCTTCCCGGTCGTCGTCAAGGACCTGGCCGCCCGCCATGCCGGACAGGACCGGGACGCGCTCGCCCGCCTCGACCTCACCCTCGACGAAGGGCACCGGATCGCCGTCGTCGGCCCGTCCGGGTCCGGCAAGACGACCCTTGCGCAGGTGCTCCTGCGGTTCCTGGACGTGGGCGCAGGCTCCTACACGCTGGGCGGCGTGGACGCGTACGCCCTGGACAGCGACGACGTACGGCGGCTGATCGGGCTGTGCGCCCAGGACGCGCACCTCTTCGACAGTTCCGTGCGCGAGAACCTGCTGCTGGCGAAGAAGGACGCGACCGAGGACGACCTGCGCGGCGCCCTCGCGCGGGCGCGACTGCTGGACTGGGCCGAGTCGCTGCCCGATGGGCTCGACACACTGGTCGGCGAGCACGGGGCGCGGCTGTCCGGCGGACAGCGGCAACGGCTGGCGCTCGCCCGGGCGCTGCTCGCCGACTTCCCGGTGCTCGTGCTCGACGAGCCCGCCGAACACCTCGACCTGCCGACCGCCGACGCGCTCACCGCCGATCTCCTGGCCGCGACCGAAGGCCGTACGACGCTGCTCATCACCCACCGGTTGGCCGGCCTCGACGCCGTGGACGAGGTGATCGTGCTGGACGGGGGGCAGGTCGTGCAACGGGGGACGTACGTGGAGCTGGTCGCCGTCGAGGGGGCGCTGCGGAGGATGGCGGAGCGGGAGACGGAGTCCGAGCGGTTGGCGCTGGTGGCGGCGGTGCGTTAGTCCCCTGCTCGTCAGGAGGTCTCTCCAACTCGGCCTTCAGGTATCTCGACTTTCGATGACAAAGAGCGCTGATTGGTCTCGTGGGCCCGAAGATCGTCGCCATGGACGCGGAACGGCCCTCCGAGGCTCTCGGTGTTCGAGGACCGCGGCCGGATCGCCCGTGGCCTGCACGACCTCGTCATCCAACGGATGTTCGCCACCGGGATGATGCTCGAAAGCGCCCAGCGCGGGTCGGTCGCGCCCGAGGTGCGGAACGGCGTCGGCAGGGCCGTCGACGAACTCGACGTCACCATCCAGGAGATCCGCACCGCGATCAAGAACCTCGTCGCCGCTCTACGGGAGGGGCTGTCCAATGCCTTCAGCCTGCCCGCGTCCTGGATTGATGTCGTGGTCGACGCGAACGTGCCCTGCCGGACGGCCGACCCGTACTGAGGCTGCCGTGGACCCCGTTGCTGAGCCGTTCGTGGCAAGGAGTCCCCCAGGCGTACGACTTGAACAGGCCACCGGCCCGGTTTGCGGTACACGATCGCTGACATGGGCTCACATCGCCGTCATCCACTGCTTGTTCCGGCGCTGCTGTGCGCGCTCGCGTTCCTCGTCGCCCGGCCCACGGCTGCCTCGGGCGAAAACGCGGACTTCGGATCCGACTCCGATACGGACTCGGGCCTCAGCGCCGAGGTGACCCGGCTCTACGCGGATGCCGCCGTGGTGACGCAGAAGTACGAGGCCGGACGGCGCGAGTCGAAGGCGGAAGGGGCCCGGGCACGACGGTACGAGGAACTCCTCACCCGCGAACGGCGCGACATCGCGGTCCTGCACGAGGACCTGGGCCGGATCGCACGCGGCCAGTACCGCAGTGGCGGCGGCCTGCCTCTCACCGCGCAGATGCTGCTCGCGGACAGCCCCGATGAGCTGATGCGCGGTCAGCGAGCCGTGTGGCAGGCCGATCTCGCCGTCAACAACGCGATCGGCAAGAGTCGGCGCGCGGAGGCCCGGCTGGCCGCCGACGAGGCGAAAGCTGCGGCGCAGTGGCAGAAACTGGAGCGGCGGAACAGTGAAATCGCCGAGCTGAAGCGGACGATCGAGGCGAAACTCGAAGAGGCCCGCTGGACGCTGCAGGGCCGGGCCGACGCCTCGGTCGCGGCCGGCTCGTGCCGGGGCGCCGTCCGGCTCGACCAGCCGGACCCCGGGACCATGCCGGAGTTCGTCACGCCCGTGGAGACCTACGAGCTCTCCGCGAGTTTCGGCAGCGGCGGCGACCGGTGGGCCAACGGGCACACCGGGCAGGACTTCGCGGTACCGATCGGCACCCCGGTGCGGGCGGTCGGCGCCGGCACGGTGGTGTCGGTGTCGTGCGGGGGAGCCTTCGGTATCGAGATCGTGATCGAGCACCCCGGGGGCTACTACACGCAGTACGCGCACCTCGCCGCCGTCACCGTCGACCAGGGGCAGCGGGTGACCCCGGGCCAGTGGATCGGCCAGACCGGCACGACCGGCAACTCGACCGGCCCGCACCTGCACTTCGAGGTACGCGTGACACCAGAACTGGGGTCGGGGGTGGACCCGGCGGCGTGGCTGATGGCGCACGGGGTGCAGTTGTAGGACGCGGTCCCCGTACGACGGCTTCCTCAGAGGCGTTCCGCGAGCAGCCGCTCGATCACGACGGCCACCCCGTCCTCGTTGTTGGGCGCCGTGTGCCCCGAGGCTGCCGCGAGGACGTCGGGATGCGCGTTGCCCATCGCGTAGGACCGGCCCGCCCAGGTGAGCATCTCGACGTCGTTCGGCATGTCCCCGAAGGCGACGACCTCTTCGGCCGAGATGCCCCGCTCGGCGCAGCACAGGGCCAGGGTGCTCGCCTTGGAGACCTCGGGGCCGCTGATCTCCAGCAGAGCGCTGGGGCTTGAGCGGGTGACGGTGGCACGGTCGCCGATCGCGAGCCGGGCGGTGGTGAGGAACGCGTCGGGGTCGATGGTGCGGTGGTAGGCCAGGATCTTGAGCACGGGCTCACCGTCGCTCGGCCCGCCCGGGGCCAGCAGCTTCTCCGCGGGTGCCAGATTGTCCGGCACCTCCATGTGCAGCTTCGGATACTCCGGCTCCTGGTGGAAGCCGTACGTCTGCTCCACGGCGTACACGGTCCCCGGCGCGGCCTCGCGCAGCAGTCGTACGGCGTCCAGCGCGTTGTCCCTGGCCAGCTCCCGCACCTTCACGAAGCGGTGGGCGCCGGGGCCGCCGTGCAGGTCGACCACGGCGGCGCCGTTGCCGCAGATCGCCAGACCATGACCGTGGACATGCTCGCTGACGACGTCCATCCAGCGGGCCGGGCGGCCCGTGACGAAGAAGACCTCGACACCCGCTGCCTCGGCGGCGGCCAGGGCGGCGACCGTGCGTGGGGACACCGACTGGTCGTCGCGCAGGAGCGTGCCGTCGAGGTCGGTGGCGATCAGCCGGATGGGAAGGGCGGCGGCGGGGGTCTCGGGCTCTCTGGTCGCTGAGGTCACCCGGCCATTCTCGCGTATGTGCGTGCACGCCCGTGCGGGAGCCCGCACAGGTGAGTGGCCGCCACGGTCCCGCGTCAGCGCAGCTGCGCCGGTGCCTCTGTGGCGATGCGCTCGAAGACCCGCTCGTCGGCCGCGAAGTCGGAGTCGGGGATGGGCCAGTGGATCACGATCTGGGTGAAGCCCAGCTCCTGATGCCGGCCCGCGAAATCGACGAACGCGTCCACGGACTCCAGCGGACGCCCCCGGTCCGGGGTGAACCCGGTGAGCAGGATCCTGTCGAGCCCGTTCATGTCCCGGCCGATCGCGGCGCAGGCGTCGGCCAGCTTCTCGGTCTGCCCGCGCAGGGCCTGGACCGACTGCTCGGGCGTGCCGTTCTCGTACAACCGCGGGTCGCCGGTCGTCACCCACGCCTGCCCGTACCGCGCGGCGAGCTTCAGCCCGCGCGGCCCGGTGGCGGCCACCGCGAAGGGCAGCCGGGGGCGCTGCACACAGCCCGGGATGTTGCGCACCTCGTGGGCCGAGTAGTAGTCGCCCCGGTACGAGACACCGTCCTTGCCGTCCTCGGCCAGCAGCATGTCGAGGAGCGCGACGAACTCACCGAACCGGTCGGCACGCTCCCGGGGTGTCCACGGGTCCTGGCCGAGCGCGGTGGCGTCGAAACCGGTGCCGCCCGCGCCGACGCCGAGGGTGATCCGTCCGTTCGACACGTCGTCGAGGGAGATCAGCTCCTTGGCGAGGGTCACCGGGTGCCGGAAGTTCGGCGAGGTCACCAGGGTGCCCAGGCGCAGCCGGTCGGTGACAGCGGCGGCGGCCGTGAGCGTGGGCACGGCACCGAACCACGGGCCGTCCCGGAAGGTGCGCCAGGACAGGTGGTCGTAGGTGAAAGCGGTGTGGAAACCGAGCTGCTCCGCGCGCTGCCAGGTCGAACGGCCGCCCTCGTGCCAACGGCGGTACGGCAGGATCACGGTGCTCAGGTGCAGACTCATGCTTGAGAGCCTAGGCGCCGTTCATGTTTCACGTGAAACAGTCACCGGGGACTCGCCGAGGGGTCACGGACGCGGCTGCTGAGCCACGGGGTGAGGCCGAGCAGCGGGATGTCAGGGCACTCGACGCCCTCGATGGTGATCAGCGCGTCGTCGTCGGGGAAGAGACGGGCGGTCACCCGGGGGACTCCGCCGAGCTCGGCGAAGGCCTCGTGCGGGAGCGAGCCGTCCGGGTCCGTGGTGACGCCGATGCCCGCGGCCGTGCGCCGGGAGTCTGGTCGGCGCCGATGTCGTGGCCGACCTCGATCTCATGGGCGTACTCGGCGGCGAGGGCGGGCAGGGCGGTGACGGCGGCCTCGGTGGTGGGCAGGTGGTCCATGGCCTCGATCATGCCGGGGCCGGTGCCGTGCGGCGTCAGTGCGGGCCGGAGAACCGCAGATAGCGCGGCGGTACGGCCTCCGTGAGCCACACGCCGTTCGCGCTCACGTGGAAGAGGTGGCCATCGTGGTGCATGGCGGCCGAGTGCACCGAGAGCACGACGGCGCGGCCCCGGCGGGCGCCGACCCGGGTCGCGGTCTCACGGTCGGCCGAGAGGTGCACGGCGTGCCGGTTCATGGGCCGCAGGCCCTCGGCGCGGATCGCGTCCAGGAAGCGGTCCACCGTGCCGTGGTAGAGGTACGGCGGTGGGGTGGCCGGGGGCAGCCCGAGGTCGACCTCGACGCTGTGGCCCTGGCTGGCGCGGATGCGGGTTCCGTCGATCGCGAAGCGCTTCTTGTCGTTGGCGGCGACCACGTGATCCAGTTCGTCGCGGGTGAACCGGAAGCCGTGGGCCGTCGCCGCCGCTATCAGCGTGTCGATCTCGACCCAGCCGGCCTCGTCGAGCGCGAGCCCGATCCGCTCCGGCTGGTGCCGCAGATGCTTCGACAGGTACTTCGACACCTTCACGGTGCGTCTTTCATCCATCCCGTAAGAGTGGGCGGCGAGACGGTGATCACGCACCTGATTTTGTTCGCCAGGTTTGATCCACAGCCAAGTGCAGTTATCCACAGGGGAATTGAAGAAACTGTGGACAACCGGCCGTTGTTTTAGGCCTTTTGGTCAACTTAAGCGTATTTTCTCCTGTTTGGAATCGCTGGTCACAGCGGCGGGTCCATCCGTGCCAGCGCCCTCAACGCCCCTGGCATGAAGCGGGACATGAGATGCGCTCCCCGAGCCTCCGGCGTCACCGGTGCGACCGCCTCGTTGCGGACCACCGCGCGCAGGATCGCCGAAGCGACTTTCTCCGGAGGGTAGTTGCGCAGCCCGTACAGACGTGCCGTCCGCTTCTGTCGGCGTGCCTGTTCCTCGGCGTCGACTCCCATGAAGCGCGCGGTCGTTGTGATGTTCGTGTTGACGAAGCCGGGGCAGATCGCCGAGACCCCGATGCCCTGGCCCGCAAGCTCGGCGCGCAAACACTCGCTGAGCATCAGCACTGCGGCCTTCGAAGTGCTGTACGCGGGCAGCGCCTTGGAGGGCTGGTAGGCGGCAGCGGAGGCGATGTTCACGATGTGGCCGCCCTGTCCGCGCTCGGCCATCTGCTTTCCGAACAGCCGGCAACCGTGGATCACACCCCACAAGTTGACGTCCAGGACCTTCTTCCAGTCTTCCGGGGTGGTGTCGAAGAAAGACCCGGAGAGCCCGATCCCCGCATTGTTCACCAGCACGTCCACGACGCCGTACTCGGTGGCGACCTTCTCGGCGAGCTTCTCCATCGCCTGTTCGTCCGTGACGTCGACAGGCTCCGCCCAGGCCTCGGGGGCGCCGATCAGACGGGCCAACTCGACGGTACGGGCGGCGCTTTCGGCGTCCCGGTCGACGGCCACCACGCGTGCGCCCGCCTCGGCGAACGCGAAGACCGTGGCCCGCCCGATGCCGCTGCCCGCCCCGGTGACCAGGACGAGCTGCCCGCCGAAACGCTGTGCGTACGCGCCTGTTGCCGTCGCCGGGAGCCGTCCGCCCTCGTTGGCGGTCACGAACTCCCCGATCCAGGCGGCCACTTGGTCGGGCCGGGTGCGCGGGATCCAGTGCTTGGCGTCGAGCGAGCGGCGCACCAGCCGGGGCGCCCATCGCTCAAGTCCGTCGTTCAGCCGCTCGGAGAGGAACGTGTCCCCCAGGGGCGTGATGAGTTGCACGGGCGCGTGTGCGTACGCGTCCATGCGCGGCCTGCGCAGCCGGGACCGTACGTTGTCCCGGTACAGCCACAGGCCGTTGGCCGCGTCCGCGCGCAGGGAGTCGGTCGGGTAACCATCCGTGGAGACCCGTTCGTGGCGGGCCAGCAGCTTCGGCCAGCGTTTGCCGAGTGGGCCGCGCCAGGCGAGTTCGGGCAGCACGGGCGTGTGCATCGCGTACACGTACCAGGACTTGCCGCCTTGGCCGAGGAGTTGGGCGACGGCGCGCGGGGTGGGCCGCCTCAAGCGTCCCTTCGTCCAGTGGCCCAGGTGGTCCAGGGACGGTCCGGACATCGACGTGAACGACGCGATCCGGCCCTCAGTGCGCGCGACGGTGACGAACTCCCAGGACTGCACCGAGCCCCAGTCGTGCCCCACCAGGTGCACCGGCCGGTCCGGGCTGACCGCGTCCGCGACGGCCAGGAAATCGTCGGTCAGTTTCTCCAGGGTGAAGCCGCCGCGCAGCGGACGCGGTGCCGTGGAACGGCCGTGGCCCCGCACGTCGTACAGCACGACGTGGAAGCGGTCGGCGAGGCGCGCGGCGACCTCCGACCACACCTCCTTGGTGTCCGGATACCCGTGCACGAGGATCACCGTGGGGTCCGCGGGGTCCCCCGACTCGGCGACGCACAGCTCGATCCCGCCCGTCCGCACCCGGCACTCACGCGCCCCGTCGACCGTCACTTCGCCTCCGCCCAGCGCCGCACGTGCGGCAGATCGTCGTCCAGCCAGAACGCGCTCTCCTGCGGGTCCGCGGAGTCCGTGACGACCAGGATCTCCTCGAACTTCGCACCCGTGCCCCGGAATCCGAGATGCGG
Protein-coding sequences here:
- the cydB gene encoding cytochrome d ubiquinol oxidase subunit II, encoding MELHDVWFVLIAVLWIGYFFLEGFDFGVGVLTKLLARDRAEKRVLINTIGPVWDGNEVWLLSAGGATFAAFPEWYATLFSGFYLPLLLILVCLIVRGVAFEYRVKRPEENWQRNWETAIFWTSLLPAFLWGVAFANIVRGVKIDADFEYVGNLADLLNPYALLGGLVTLSLFTFHGTVFVGLKTVGDIRERARKLAVRVGLVAAVVALGFLSWTQADKGDGGSLAAAIVAVLALVVALGAARKGREGWAFAFSGVTIVAAVAMLFLTLFPNVMPSSLNPDWNLTVTNASSSPYTLKIMTWCAGIATPMVLLYQGWTYWVFRKRIGTQHLAEAAH
- the cydD gene encoding thiol reductant ABC exporter subunit CydD, with amino-acid sequence MFHVKPIDPRLLRYAGATRRFLLAVVGLGAVGAGLVIAQAMLIAEVVVGGFQHGLPVSELRTPLMLLVAVAGGRAVVSWLTELAAHRTSAAVKSELRGRLLERAVALGPGWLGGQRTGSLVALATRGVDALDDYFSRYLPQLGLAVVVPVAVLARIVTEDWVSAAIIVGTLPLIPVFMVLIGWATQSHMDRQWRLLSRLSGHFLDVVAGLPTLKVFGRAKAQAESIRRITGEYRQATMRTLRIAFISSFALELLATLSVALVAVTIGMRLVHGEMDLYIGLVILILAPEAYLPLRQVGAQFHAAAEGLAAAEEIFAVLETPVPESGTGAVPEGGVAFEGVTVRYPGRSVDAVADVSFAVEAGETVALVGPSGAGKSTLLHALLGFVRPTEGRVSVGGTDLAGLDLEQWRSRVAWVPQRPHLFAGSIAENVRLARPDADDTAVRRALADAGAMQFVDALPEGVHAVLGEDGAGLSAGQRQRLALARAFLADRPVLLLDEPTAALDGDTEAEVVGAVRRLAVGRTVLLVVHRPALLGVADRVVRLEEAVRAAHLPGSEQVGGSLGGDGLLVGGPQGAQLPVFDEEELVPGASSGRLGVLARVRAMSGARRGRLGLALLLGSLALGSAVGLMATSGWLISRASQQPPVLYLMVAVTATRAFGIGRAVFRYAERLVSHDAVLRMLADTRVAVYRRLERLAPAGLRTTRRGDLLSRLVTDVDALQDYWLRWLLPAGAALVVSTASVGFTAWLLPEAAAVLAAGLLAAGVGVPLVTSAVTRHAERRLAPARGALATRVADLLTGTAESTVAGALKGRTEQVRQADSALTRIASRAATATALGDGLTSLLSGLTVAATALVGAQGVAAGRLDGVVMAVVVLIPLAAFEAVLGLPLAARYRQRVRRSAERVYEVLDAPEPVREPEEPRPAPLSPFPVVVKDLAARHAGQDRDALARLDLTLDEGHRIAVVGPSGSGKTTLAQVLLRFLDVGAGSYTLGGVDAYALDSDDVRRLIGLCAQDAHLFDSSVRENLLLAKKDATEDDLRGALARARLLDWAESLPDGLDTLVGEHGARLSGGQRQRLALARALLADFPVLVLDEPAEHLDLPTADALTADLLAATEGRTTLLITHRLAGLDAVDEVIVLDGGQVVQRGTYVELVAVEGALRRMAERETESERLALVAAVR
- a CDS encoding M23 family metallopeptidase encodes the protein MGSHRRHPLLVPALLCALAFLVARPTAASGENADFGSDSDTDSGLSAEVTRLYADAAVVTQKYEAGRRESKAEGARARRYEELLTRERRDIAVLHEDLGRIARGQYRSGGGLPLTAQMLLADSPDELMRGQRAVWQADLAVNNAIGKSRRAEARLAADEAKAAAQWQKLERRNSEIAELKRTIEAKLEEARWTLQGRADASVAAGSCRGAVRLDQPDPGTMPEFVTPVETYELSASFGSGGDRWANGHTGQDFAVPIGTPVRAVGAGTVVSVSCGGAFGIEIVIEHPGGYYTQYAHLAAVTVDQGQRVTPGQWIGQTGTTGNSTGPHLHFEVRVTPELGSGVDPAAWLMAHGVQL
- a CDS encoding HAD-IIB family hydrolase, with amino-acid sequence MTSATREPETPAAALPIRLIATDLDGTLLRDDQSVSPRTVAALAAAEAAGVEVFFVTGRPARWMDVVSEHVHGHGLAICGNGAAVVDLHGGPGAHRFVKVRELARDNALDAVRLLREAAPGTVYAVEQTYGFHQEPEYPKLHMEVPDNLAPAEKLLAPGGPSDGEPVLKILAYHRTIDPDAFLTTARLAIGDRATVTRSSPSALLEISGPEVSKASTLALCCAERGISAEEVVAFGDMPNDVEMLTWAGRSYAMGNAHPDVLAAASGHTAPNNEDGVAVVIERLLAERL
- a CDS encoding LLM class flavin-dependent oxidoreductase, whose amino-acid sequence is MSLHLSTVILPYRRWHEGGRSTWQRAEQLGFHTAFTYDHLSWRTFRDGPWFGAVPTLTAAAAVTDRLRLGTLVTSPNFRHPVTLAKELISLDDVSNGRITLGVGAGGTGFDATALGQDPWTPRERADRFGEFVALLDMLLAEDGKDGVSYRGDYYSAHEVRNIPGCVQRPRLPFAVAATGPRGLKLAARYGQAWVTTGDPRLYENGTPEQSVQALRGQTEKLADACAAIGRDMNGLDRILLTGFTPDRGRPLESVDAFVDFAGRHQELGFTQIVIHWPIPDSDFAADERVFERIATEAPAQLR
- a CDS encoding RNA 2'-phosphotransferase encodes the protein MDERRTVKVSKYLSKHLRHQPERIGLALDEAGWVEIDTLIAAATAHGFRFTRDELDHVVAANDKKRFAIDGTRIRASQGHSVEVDLGLPPATPPPYLYHGTVDRFLDAIRAEGLRPMNRHAVHLSADRETATRVGARRGRAVVLSVHSAAMHHDGHLFHVSANGVWLTEAVPPRYLRFSGPH
- a CDS encoding SDR family oxidoreductase, which translates into the protein MTVDGARECRVRTGGIELCVAESGDPADPTVILVHGYPDTKEVWSEVAARLADRFHVVLYDVRGHGRSTAPRPLRGGFTLEKLTDDFLAVADAVSPDRPVHLVGHDWGSVQSWEFVTVARTEGRIASFTSMSGPSLDHLGHWTKGRLRRPTPRAVAQLLGQGGKSWYVYAMHTPVLPELAWRGPLGKRWPKLLARHERVSTDGYPTDSLRADAANGLWLYRDNVRSRLRRPRMDAYAHAPVQLITPLGDTFLSERLNDGLERWAPRLVRRSLDAKHWIPRTRPDQVAAWIGEFVTANEGGRLPATATGAYAQRFGGQLVLVTGAGSGIGRATVFAFAEAGARVVAVDRDAESAARTVELARLIGAPEAWAEPVDVTDEQAMEKLAEKVATEYGVVDVLVNNAGIGLSGSFFDTTPEDWKKVLDVNLWGVIHGCRLFGKQMAERGQGGHIVNIASAAAYQPSKALPAYSTSKAAVLMLSECLRAELAGQGIGVSAICPGFVNTNITTTARFMGVDAEEQARRQKRTARLYGLRNYPPEKVASAILRAVVRNEAVAPVTPEARGAHLMSRFMPGALRALARMDPPL